A portion of the Rhodococcus pseudokoreensis genome contains these proteins:
- a CDS encoding ABC transporter permease yields MNFEWLGRQSDRIVELVGWHILLSLVPIVVGVIVALPIGWLAHRNRRINPYVVGTAGLLYTIPSLALFVLLPPILGTKILDPMNIIVALTIYTVAMLVRVVADALDSVPQETVLAATAMGYRPYQTLLKVQLPVGVPVICAGLRVAVVSNVSLVSLAALLGIPQIGSLFTQGFQLRFYTPIIAGIALSLLLALVLDLLIVLANRLLTPWTPKVVTS; encoded by the coding sequence ATGAACTTCGAATGGCTGGGCCGCCAGTCCGACCGCATCGTCGAACTCGTCGGCTGGCACATCCTGCTCTCCCTCGTGCCGATCGTCGTCGGCGTGATCGTCGCGTTGCCCATCGGCTGGCTCGCGCACCGCAATCGCCGGATCAACCCGTACGTGGTCGGGACCGCCGGTCTGCTCTACACGATCCCGTCGCTCGCCCTGTTCGTCCTGCTGCCACCGATCCTCGGGACGAAGATCCTCGATCCGATGAACATCATCGTCGCCCTGACGATCTACACCGTCGCCATGCTGGTCCGCGTCGTCGCCGACGCCCTCGACTCGGTGCCCCAGGAAACCGTGCTCGCCGCGACGGCGATGGGCTACCGGCCGTATCAGACGCTGCTCAAAGTTCAGCTCCCGGTGGGTGTTCCCGTGATCTGCGCGGGACTGCGGGTGGCCGTGGTGTCGAACGTCAGCCTGGTCTCGCTCGCCGCTCTGCTCGGGATCCCGCAGATCGGTTCGCTGTTCACCCAGGGTTTCCAGTTGCGTTTCTACACACCCATCATCGCCGGTATCGCGCTCAGTCTGCTGCTGGCACTGGTTCTCGACCTCCTCATCGTGCTCGCGAACCGGCTACTCACCCCGTGGACCCCGAAGGTGGTCACCTCATGA
- a CDS encoding ABC transporter ATP-binding protein, with the protein MITFDKVTKAYPDGTTAVNELDLECPSGKITALVGPSGCGKTTSLRMINRLIEPTSGTISLDGESTADMDPALLRRRIGYVIQHAGLFPHRTIVDNVATMPKLLGKTKKEARTRAMELLETVGLAAHFADRYPWQLSGGQQQRVGVARALAADPAFMLMDEPFSAVDPVVRSQLQDEFLRLQKEIGKTIIIVTHDIDEALKLGDQVVVLRTGGVLAQAATPLELLTEPADEFVADFVGRDRGYRSLGFANLDGRVETVAEPVARLGDSASEALARASDDWLLIVDPANKPIGWVQPANVVGSIRPDDVNLSGTVADAHGTMRALLDAALSAPSKRGVVVDGDGVLVGTVTAHAAVAAIESADLAGAVAR; encoded by the coding sequence ATGATCACATTCGACAAAGTCACCAAGGCGTACCCGGACGGCACGACAGCGGTGAACGAACTGGACCTCGAGTGCCCCAGCGGCAAGATCACGGCCCTCGTCGGTCCGTCGGGCTGCGGCAAGACGACGTCGTTGCGCATGATCAACAGGTTGATCGAACCGACGTCCGGAACCATCTCCCTCGACGGCGAATCCACTGCGGATATGGACCCGGCGCTGCTGCGCCGGCGGATCGGGTACGTCATCCAGCACGCCGGACTGTTCCCGCATCGCACCATCGTGGACAACGTCGCGACGATGCCGAAGCTGCTGGGGAAGACGAAGAAGGAGGCCCGGACCCGGGCCATGGAACTGCTGGAGACGGTCGGCCTGGCCGCGCATTTCGCGGACCGGTATCCGTGGCAGCTCTCGGGTGGGCAGCAGCAGCGAGTCGGGGTCGCGCGCGCTCTCGCCGCGGATCCGGCGTTCATGCTGATGGACGAGCCGTTCAGTGCCGTCGACCCGGTGGTCCGGAGCCAGTTGCAGGACGAATTCCTCCGACTGCAGAAAGAAATCGGCAAGACGATCATCATCGTCACCCACGACATCGACGAAGCGCTCAAACTCGGCGACCAGGTGGTCGTGTTACGGACCGGCGGAGTCCTGGCGCAGGCGGCCACTCCCCTGGAGTTGCTGACCGAGCCCGCCGACGAGTTCGTCGCCGATTTCGTCGGACGCGACCGCGGCTACCGGTCGCTGGGTTTCGCGAACCTCGACGGTCGCGTGGAGACGGTCGCCGAACCCGTTGCCCGTCTGGGCGATTCGGCGAGCGAGGCCCTCGCGCGGGCGTCCGACGACTGGCTTCTCATCGTCGACCCGGCGAACAAGCCGATCGGGTGGGTTCAGCCGGCGAACGTCGTCGGCAGCATTCGCCCGGACGACGTGAATCTCAGCGGCACGGTCGCCGACGCACACGGGACGATGCGGGCGCTGCTCGACGCCGCCCTGTCCGCACCGAGCAAGCGGGGTGTGGTCGTCGACGGCGACGGGGTACTCGTCGGCACCGTGACGGCTCACGCGGCCGTGGCAGCGATCGAGTCGGCGGATCTCGCGGGGGCGGTGGCCCGATGA